The Mercurialis annua linkage group LG8, ddMerAnnu1.2, whole genome shotgun sequence genome window below encodes:
- the LOC126661826 gene encoding uncharacterized protein LOC126661826 has protein sequence MSYENVKLYKEKTKRWHNAHINPKVFKVGALVLLYNLQLRLFLGKLKSRWNGPFKVKSVAEHGALELENKPGEIFKVNGHRCKPYLGPSTDQMVEQITLTTPP, from the coding sequence ATGTCTTACGAAAACGTCAAGCTTTACaaagagaaaacaaaaagaTGGCACAATGCGCACATAAACCCCAAGGTTTTTAAGGTAGGTGCACTAGTGTTGCTTTACAACTTACAATTGAGGCTGTTTCTAGGAAAACTCAAATCTCGATGGAATGGCCCATTCAAAGTCAAGAGTGTGGCGGAGCATGGAGCGTTGGAATTAGAGAACAAGCCAGGAGAAATTTTCAAGGTCAACGGACATCGGTGCAAACCATATCTCGGACCTTCGACTGATCAAATGGTGGAGCAGATTACACTAACCACTCCTCCGTGA